GTTGATATTTCTCGTTTTAAATATGGTAACCCCGTTTTACCAGGCGAATACAACGTTGATCTATATGTAAATGGGCAATGGTTTGGTAAACGTCGTATGGTCTTCAAAGCATTAGACCCTAATAAAAATGCAGAAACGTGTTTTACAGGTATGAACCTGCTTGAGTACGGCGTTAAACAAGACGTTTTGTCTAAGCACACTACCCTTCAAAAAGAAAATAATAGTTGTTATAAAATTGAAGAGTGGGTTGAAAATGCATTTTATGAATTTGATACCTCTCGTTTACGTGTAGATATTTCTATTCCACAAGTCGCTTTGCAAAAAAATGCGCAAGGCTATGTTGACCCAAGTGTATGGGACCGTGGTATTAATGCTGGTTTTTTATCTTATAGTGGTAGTGCCTATAAAACATTTAATCAGTCTGGTGACCGAAGCGAAACAACAAATGCATTTATGGGGGTTACAGCTGGTTTAAATATTGCTGGTTGGCAATTACGTCATAATGGCCAGTGGCAATGGCAAGATACACCTGCTGAAAATCAATCTAAATCAGACTATCAAGAAACAAGTACATACTTACAAAGAGCCTTCCCTAAGTACCGTGGGGTTTTAACACTAGGTGATAGTTTTACCAACGGCGAAGTATTTGATTCTATTGGTTATCGTGGTATTGATTTCTCAAGTGATGACCGCATGCTACCCAATAGTATGTTGGGCTACGCCCCTCGTATTCGTGGTAACGCAAAAACCAATGCAAAGGTTGAAGTTCGTCAACAGGGCCAACTTATCTATCAAACAACTGTTGCACCAGGTAACTTTGAGATTAATGACCTTTACCCTACTGGTTTTGGTGGGGAAATTGAAGTTTCTATTATTGAAGCAAATGGCCAAGTACAAAAATTTTCGGTTCCATATGCTTCAGTTGTACAGATGCTCCGTCCAGGCGTAAACCGTTATTCTTTAACTGTAGGTCAGTTCCGAGATCAGGATATCGACCTTAACCCTTGGGTAATTCAAGGTAAATACCAACAAGGTATTAACAACTATCTAACAGGCTATACGGGCATACAAGCTACAGAAAATTATGCTGCTGTATTGTTGGGTGCTGCTTTTGCTACACCAATTGGCGCTGTTGCGTTAGATGTTACCCATTCAGAAGCTGACTTTGAAAAACAGTCTTCACAATCTGGGCAAAGTTTCCGTTTAAGTTATAGTAAGTTAATTACTCCAACTAACACCAACTTAACACTAGCAGCTTATCGTTATTCGACAGAAAACTTCTATAAATTACGTGATGCTTTACTTATTCGCGATTTAGAAGAAAAAGGCGTAAATACCTATGCTGCTGCTGGCCATCAGCGCAGTGAATTTCAAATTACTTTAAACCAAGGACTTCCTGAATGTTGGGGTAATTTCTATGTGGTTGGCTCATGGGTTGATTATTGGAATCGTAGTGAAAGTACTAAACAGTACCAAATTGGTTATAGCAATAACTACCATGGTTTAACCTATGGTTTATCTGCAATTAACCGTAAGGTTGAGTACGGTTCAAATGATGCGACGCATGATACTGAATATTTAATGACGCTTTCATTCCCAATTAACTTTAAGAAGAATTCAGTCAACGTCAACGTTACTGCTTCTGAAGACAGCCGTACTGTTGGTGCAAGTGGAATGGTGGGTGATCGCTTTAGTTATGGTGCCTCTGTTTCACATCAAGACTATGCAAATCCAACATTTAACGCTAATGGTCGTTATCGTACGAACTATGCAACTGTTGGCGGTTCTTACAGTATTGCTGATTCTTACCAACAAGCAATGGTTAGCTTAAGTGGTAGTGTGGTTGCACATTCAGATGGTATTTTATTTGGACCTGAGCAAGGCCAAACGATGGTACTTGTACATGCACCTGATGCAGTTGGGGCAAAAGTTAATAATACCGTTGGTTTAAGCGTAAATAAGGCTGGTTATGCGGTTATCCCATATGTAACGCCTTATCGCCTAAATGATATTACGCTTGACCCACAAGAGATGTCGAGCCAAGTAGAGCTTGAAGAAACAAGTCAACGTATCGCACCTTTTGCTGGTGCAATTGCGAAAGTAGATTTTGCGACTAAGACAGGTTATGCAGTCTACATTAATAGTAAAACTGCTGATGGCAACAGTTTACCGTTTGGTGCTCAAGTCTTTAACCAAAAAGATGAAGCTGTAGGTATTGTTGCGCAAGGTAGTATGATTTACTTACGTACCCCACTTGCTCAAGATCGTCTCTATGTAAAATGGGGCGACGAAAGCAATGAGCGTTGTTCGGTTGAGTACAACATCAGTAATCAGTTGCAAAGTAAGCAACAAAGCATGGTAATGACTGAGGCTGTCTGCAAATGAAAAGAATATTATTAACGGGTGCTCTATTTACGGTTGGCCTTGGCATGTATAGCGAAGCTAATGCTTACTGTACTTTAGACAATAAGAATGGAGGCTCATTTAGCACGGTTGGCATTTCCATGGCCGTAGGTCGCGTTGTGGTAAGACCAAGTGATCCTGTTGGAATG
This genomic stretch from Acinetobacter pittii harbors:
- a CDS encoding fimbria/pilus outer membrane usher protein; amino-acid sequence: MPKKRQESYKLLKRHICYYLASGVVTMTMPVFVHAEETTTSAPVEAEFDSAFLIGDAQKVDISRFKYGNPVLPGEYNVDLYVNGQWFGKRRMVFKALDPNKNAETCFTGMNLLEYGVKQDVLSKHTTLQKENNSCYKIEEWVENAFYEFDTSRLRVDISIPQVALQKNAQGYVDPSVWDRGINAGFLSYSGSAYKTFNQSGDRSETTNAFMGVTAGLNIAGWQLRHNGQWQWQDTPAENQSKSDYQETSTYLQRAFPKYRGVLTLGDSFTNGEVFDSIGYRGIDFSSDDRMLPNSMLGYAPRIRGNAKTNAKVEVRQQGQLIYQTTVAPGNFEINDLYPTGFGGEIEVSIIEANGQVQKFSVPYASVVQMLRPGVNRYSLTVGQFRDQDIDLNPWVIQGKYQQGINNYLTGYTGIQATENYAAVLLGAAFATPIGAVALDVTHSEADFEKQSSQSGQSFRLSYSKLITPTNTNLTLAAYRYSTENFYKLRDALLIRDLEEKGVNTYAAAGHQRSEFQITLNQGLPECWGNFYVVGSWVDYWNRSESTKQYQIGYSNNYHGLTYGLSAINRKVEYGSNDATHDTEYLMTLSFPINFKKNSVNVNVTASEDSRTVGASGMVGDRFSYGASVSHQDYANPTFNANGRYRTNYATVGGSYSIADSYQQAMVSLSGSVVAHSDGILFGPEQGQTMVLVHAPDAVGAKVNNTVGLSVNKAGYAVIPYVTPYRLNDITLDPQEMSSQVELEETSQRIAPFAGAIAKVDFATKTGYAVYINSKTADGNSLPFGAQVFNQKDEAVGIVAQGSMIYLRTPLAQDRLYVKWGDESNERCSVEYNISNQLQSKQQSMVMTEAVCK